A genomic segment from Nocardiopsis sp. Huas11 encodes:
- the urtC gene encoding urea ABC transporter permease subunit UrtC: MSTPALPPRLRGPLTFLTLLAAALLLLPHLLEPFRLNQLAQYLCYAIVALGIALAWGRGGMLTLGHGVYFGLGAYAMAMHLTLAAAAADPLSPGHLPQFMVWSGLSELPWFWRPMAHPAIAITAALAVPTAVAALLGWSVFRQRVRGAYFAILNQALAAAFVILLIGQQHLTGGSNGLTDFPVFAGHSLYTPTAQYTLYALTVLTLAATYLLFRHITLSRYGQLLIAIRDGEDRVRYLGYNPTWIKTLAYALSATAAGAAGALFVPIMGIISPSLIGVIPSIMLVLAVAIGGRYSLAGAATGAVLMNAAQTTFAETFSGGWTYLQGALFVIVIALAPQGLAGLTRQATHALTRNRTRPPAPDPTPPQETTTRSHP; encoded by the coding sequence ATGAGCACCCCCGCCCTGCCCCCACGCCTGCGCGGCCCCCTGACCTTCCTCACCCTCCTGGCCGCCGCCCTGCTCCTACTCCCCCACCTGCTCGAACCCTTCCGCCTCAACCAACTCGCCCAATACCTGTGCTACGCCATCGTCGCCCTGGGCATCGCCCTGGCCTGGGGCCGCGGCGGCATGCTCACCCTGGGCCACGGCGTCTACTTCGGCCTGGGCGCCTACGCCATGGCCATGCACCTGACCCTGGCAGCGGCAGCCGCCGACCCCCTCTCCCCCGGCCACCTGCCCCAGTTCATGGTCTGGTCCGGCCTGAGCGAACTCCCCTGGTTCTGGCGCCCCATGGCCCACCCCGCCATCGCCATCACCGCCGCCCTGGCCGTCCCCACCGCCGTGGCCGCACTCCTGGGCTGGTCCGTCTTCCGCCAACGCGTACGCGGCGCCTACTTCGCCATCCTCAACCAAGCCCTGGCCGCCGCCTTCGTCATCCTGCTCATCGGACAACAACACCTCACCGGCGGCTCCAACGGCCTCACCGACTTCCCCGTCTTCGCCGGCCACAGCCTCTACACCCCCACCGCCCAATACACCCTCTACGCCCTCACCGTCCTCACCCTGGCCGCCACCTACCTCCTCTTCCGCCACATCACCCTCAGCCGCTACGGCCAACTCCTCATCGCCATCCGCGACGGCGAAGACCGCGTCCGCTACCTCGGCTACAACCCCACCTGGATCAAAACCCTCGCCTACGCCCTCTCCGCCACCGCCGCAGGAGCCGCAGGAGCCCTCTTCGTGCCCATCATGGGCATCATCTCCCCCTCCCTCATCGGCGTCATCCCCTCGATCATGCTCGTCCTGGCCGTGGCCATCGGCGGACGCTACTCCCTGGCCGGAGCCGCCACCGGCGCCGTGCTCATGAACGCCGCCCAGACCACCTTCGCCGAAACCTTCTCCGGCGGCTGGACCTACCTCCAAGGCGCCCTGTTCGTCATCGTCATCGCCCTGGCGCCCCAAGGCCTGGCCGGACTCACCCGACAAGCCACCCACGCCCTCACCCGCAACCGCACACGCCCACCCGCCCCCGACCCCACACCCCCGCAGGAGACCACCACCAGGAGCCACCCATGA
- a CDS encoding 4a-hydroxytetrahydrobiopterin dehydratase has protein sequence MKLTDDQIRDGMSRLTDWHWDPEQPDIHRTVRLPDFVAAIELVNNVAQAAEQAGHHPDIDIRYNKVRLSLCTHSVEAITENDMALAARIDELVD, from the coding sequence ATGAAGCTCACCGACGACCAGATCCGCGACGGGATGTCCCGGCTCACCGACTGGCACTGGGACCCCGAGCAGCCGGACATCCACCGCACCGTGCGCCTGCCCGACTTCGTCGCGGCCATCGAGCTGGTGAACAACGTCGCCCAGGCCGCGGAGCAGGCCGGACACCATCCCGACATCGACATCCGCTACAACAAGGTGCGGTTGTCGCTGTGCACGCATTCGGTCGAGGCCATCACCGAGAACGACATGGCCCTGGCCGCCCGCATCGACGAGCTCGTCGACTGA
- a CDS encoding ABC transporter ATP-binding protein: MNDPHLTITHLHAGYGRARVLFDINLTIPTGTISCVMGRNGVGKTTLLNTIAGLITPTQGTITHNGTDITTQPPHTRIHGGLAYAPQGHDTFAPLTVAENLHLAHHATQRGGPELITRALDRFPRLKPLLHRRAGLLSGGQAQQLAIARALIADPTLLILDEPTEGIQPSIVAEIEQAITDIAAEGITILLVEQYLDVALRLADHVTVLDAGRIVHSGPRADLTDTDAQALMAI, from the coding sequence ATGAACGACCCCCACCTGACCATCACCCACCTGCACGCCGGCTACGGCCGCGCCCGCGTCCTGTTCGACATCAACCTCACCATCCCCACCGGCACCATCTCCTGCGTCATGGGCCGCAACGGCGTCGGCAAAACCACCCTGCTCAACACCATCGCCGGCCTCATCACCCCCACCCAAGGCACCATCACCCACAACGGCACCGACATCACCACGCAACCACCCCACACCCGCATCCACGGCGGCCTCGCCTACGCCCCCCAAGGCCACGACACCTTCGCCCCCCTCACCGTCGCCGAAAACCTCCACCTCGCCCACCACGCCACCCAACGCGGCGGCCCCGAACTCATCACCCGCGCCCTCGACCGCTTCCCCCGACTCAAACCCCTCCTGCACCGCCGCGCCGGACTCCTCTCCGGCGGCCAAGCCCAACAACTCGCCATCGCCCGCGCCCTCATCGCCGACCCCACCCTGCTCATCCTCGACGAGCCCACCGAAGGCATCCAGCCCTCCATCGTCGCCGAGATCGAACAGGCCATCACCGACATCGCCGCCGAAGGCATCACCATCCTGCTCGTGGAGCAATACCTCGACGTCGCCCTACGCCTGGCCGACCACGTCACCGTCCTGGACGCCGGACGCATCGTCCACAGCGGCCCCCGCGCCGACCTCACCGATACCGACGCCCAAGCCCTTATGGCCATCTGA
- a CDS encoding ATP-binding protein has protein sequence MPQHKRRSLRARMITLVLIPSTTLLVLWAVLTTVMLTDIRELRTTASVTEEIGGPAVAVIGELQRERRATMAAANPTESNLRDLTRARERTDEAVADLDRRIAAFGADEVPPPALRFQSAMERVQGHRARVDELSPSGMTMKEAAGTYTDVIEHGLRVWDSLVALSDPEQVPHLRSLTSLMRTRELLNQQDAVLAHAVATNSFPAESHAAFAAAAGAQRYAWARVGTELSDQDRQDYVALESYSVLHTVYLLQGSIVGTPLRRSGTIPVNTPTWHGAAEALDIRMREVEESQMERVVALSHAHAASLRDQVLLISVPALLVALASSAVAVAGAQRVGRRLQRLRSSTLEHAQVRLPSVTARLRRGEQVDVDEEVPRLAQGRADEIGEVAAAFDTAQRAAVAAAVEEAQVRAGVRTMFRNIARRTQSLVHRQLSLLDSLERGETDPSVLESLFRIDHFSTQLRRNAENLMLLSGDAPVRRGWEPVGLHDAVRAASSEIEDYTRVRLDRLPEVALRGDVGAGLMRLLAELLENATVFSPPGTEVTVTGERLRRGGVVLRVRDRGLGMGETQVSRANALLADAPRFDLRHVREDSQLGLFVVATVAARHRLEVSLESSSHGTLAVVVIPEGALAPVEPARPAPVALPVRAPEPAEAVREPVVRGRVPEPAGGVRPAPPPDAPVGSPVSSPVVDEGEGDPVVEPEAVAAAVVASGEAEAVAEGDVAEETYMGLPRRRRRGRESPAASEPERDATGPRPLTEIRSMMSAFQAGTRRGRAESESSGGEVGARGARPGEDVEG, from the coding sequence ATGCCCCAGCACAAGCGTCGATCGCTGCGGGCCCGCATGATCACTCTGGTCCTCATCCCCAGCACCACCCTGCTGGTCCTGTGGGCCGTGCTCACCACCGTGATGCTCACCGACATCCGCGAGCTGCGCACCACCGCGTCGGTGACCGAGGAGATCGGCGGGCCGGCCGTCGCCGTCATCGGCGAGCTCCAGCGCGAGCGCAGGGCCACCATGGCCGCGGCCAACCCCACCGAGAGCAACCTGCGCGACCTGACGCGGGCCCGCGAGCGCACCGACGAGGCCGTGGCGGACCTGGACCGGCGGATCGCGGCCTTCGGTGCCGACGAGGTCCCCCCGCCCGCCCTGCGCTTCCAGAGCGCCATGGAGCGGGTCCAGGGCCACCGGGCGCGTGTGGACGAGCTCTCCCCCTCCGGGATGACCATGAAGGAGGCGGCCGGCACCTACACCGACGTCATCGAGCACGGCCTGCGCGTGTGGGACTCCCTGGTCGCGCTGTCCGACCCCGAACAGGTCCCCCACCTGCGCTCCCTGACCTCTCTGATGCGCACCCGCGAACTGCTCAACCAGCAGGACGCCGTGCTGGCGCACGCCGTGGCCACCAACTCCTTCCCCGCCGAGTCCCACGCCGCCTTCGCCGCGGCCGCCGGAGCCCAGCGCTACGCCTGGGCGCGGGTGGGCACCGAGCTCAGCGACCAGGACCGACAGGACTACGTGGCGCTGGAGTCCTACTCGGTGCTGCACACCGTCTACCTGCTGCAGGGCAGCATCGTCGGCACTCCCCTGCGCCGCAGCGGCACGATCCCGGTCAACACCCCCACCTGGCACGGCGCGGCCGAGGCCCTGGACATCCGGATGCGCGAGGTGGAGGAGTCGCAGATGGAGCGGGTCGTGGCCCTGAGCCACGCCCACGCCGCCTCCCTGCGCGACCAGGTGCTGCTCATCAGCGTGCCGGCGCTGCTGGTCGCGCTGGCCTCCAGCGCGGTCGCCGTCGCCGGGGCCCAGCGGGTGGGGCGGCGGTTGCAGCGGCTGCGCTCCTCGACGCTGGAGCACGCCCAGGTGCGCCTGCCCTCGGTCACGGCGCGGCTGCGCCGGGGCGAGCAGGTGGACGTGGACGAGGAGGTCCCGCGGCTGGCCCAGGGTCGCGCCGACGAGATCGGCGAGGTGGCGGCGGCCTTCGACACCGCCCAGCGCGCCGCGGTGGCCGCGGCCGTGGAGGAGGCACAGGTGCGGGCGGGCGTGCGCACCATGTTCCGCAACATCGCGCGGCGCACGCAGTCGCTGGTCCACCGCCAGCTGAGTCTGCTGGACTCCCTGGAGCGCGGTGAGACCGACCCCTCGGTCCTGGAGTCGCTGTTCCGTATCGACCACTTCAGCACGCAGCTGCGGCGCAACGCCGAGAACCTCATGCTGCTGAGCGGGGACGCGCCCGTACGGCGCGGCTGGGAGCCGGTCGGACTGCACGACGCGGTGCGGGCGGCCTCCAGCGAGATCGAGGACTACACCAGGGTGCGGTTGGACCGGCTGCCCGAGGTGGCGCTGCGGGGCGATGTCGGGGCGGGCCTGATGCGGTTGCTGGCCGAGCTGTTGGAGAACGCGACCGTGTTCTCGCCGCCGGGCACCGAGGTGACGGTGACGGGTGAGCGCCTGCGCCGGGGCGGGGTCGTGCTGCGGGTGCGCGATCGTGGTCTGGGCATGGGCGAGACCCAGGTCTCACGCGCCAACGCGCTGCTGGCGGACGCCCCCCGCTTCGATCTGCGCCATGTGCGCGAGGACTCGCAGCTGGGCCTGTTCGTGGTGGCCACGGTCGCCGCCCGGCACCGGCTGGAGGTGTCGTTGGAGTCCTCCTCGCACGGCACGCTCGCGGTGGTGGTGATCCCGGAGGGGGCGCTGGCGCCGGTCGAGCCGGCCCGCCCCGCGCCCGTGGCCTTGCCGGTGCGGGCGCCGGAGCCGGCCGAGGCCGTGCGGGAGCCGGTCGTGCGCGGCCGTGTGCCCGAGCCCGCCGGTGGCGTCCGCCCCGCGCCGCCTCCCGACGCGCCCGTCGGGTCCCCCGTGTCCTCGCCTGTCGTCGATGAGGGCGAGGGGGATCCGGTCGTCGAGCCCGAGGCGGTGGCCGCCGCGGTAGTGGCGAGCGGGGAGGCCGAGGCGGTGGCGGAGGGCGATGTGGCCGAGGAGACCTACATGGGCCTGCCCCGGCGTCGGCGCCGGGGGCGGGAGTCGCCCGCCGCGTCGGAGCCGGAGCGGGACGCGACCGGTCCGCGTCCGTTGACGGAGATCCGGTCGATGATGAGCGCGTTCCAGGCCGGGACGAGGCGCGGTCGCGCGGAGTCCGAGAGTTCTGGTGGAGAGGTCGGTGCGCGCGGTGCGCGCCCAGGAGAGGACGTGGAAGGGTGA
- a CDS encoding AMP-binding protein, protein MSDPAQLTRDWITTYDTPATSVAHLLCDRHHPDTVATTQIGPTLAATTLTFGELAERSHALAAGLRDLGIGPGDRIATLIPKGIDLTITALATWRLGAVLVPLLSSFAPSAIAERLTNSQTRLVIADDEYRTKLDPGPDMTSTPTWDIATTGTQPLREGDHTLTTLTGTTPRTVPDTTLTGDDPLAILYVSTVVGPPRGVTVPVRALAAMHAYHHFGLGVQDDDVYWNTADPGSAYGLYHGVISPLLAGHGSLALRAGFFDPELTLDVLGMYGVTNLAADPTTYRTLRAATKTLPPEIIVQRLSSAGEILGQDVIDWVTDIFGVPVRDHYGQTELGWCAGIPNGTTDHTNTTPTPGSIGPALPGWNITILEAISDDPAPLGTYGRIAIALAHSPLAWFQGYMGNESASHLRFTPDHAYYLTGDTGILDRSEQLFFSTRDDGAILSHGYRIGPSEVEAVLNTHPAVEECGVYSIPDDLAGQLIGARVVLDADHTESPALAEELKEWVRTRFAEHAAPEKIDFVPELPRTASGKMRRSRLR, encoded by the coding sequence ATGTCCGACCCGGCGCAGCTCACACGCGACTGGATCACCACCTACGACACCCCCGCCACATCGGTGGCACACCTACTCTGCGACCGCCACCACCCCGACACGGTCGCCACCACCCAAATCGGCCCCACCCTCGCCGCCACCACCCTCACCTTCGGCGAACTCGCCGAACGCTCCCACGCCCTCGCCGCCGGCCTACGCGACCTCGGCATCGGCCCCGGCGACCGCATCGCCACCCTCATCCCCAAGGGCATCGACCTCACCATCACAGCCCTGGCCACCTGGCGACTCGGAGCCGTCCTCGTCCCCCTCCTGTCCTCCTTCGCCCCCTCCGCCATCGCCGAACGCCTCACCAACTCCCAGACCCGCCTGGTCATCGCCGACGACGAGTACCGCACCAAACTCGACCCCGGCCCCGACATGACCAGCACCCCCACCTGGGACATCGCCACCACCGGCACCCAACCCCTACGCGAGGGCGACCACACCCTCACCACCCTCACCGGCACCACCCCCCGCACCGTCCCCGACACCACCCTCACCGGCGACGACCCCCTCGCGATCCTGTACGTGTCCACCGTCGTCGGACCACCCCGCGGAGTCACCGTCCCCGTCCGCGCCCTGGCCGCCATGCACGCCTACCACCACTTCGGCCTCGGCGTCCAAGACGACGACGTCTACTGGAACACCGCCGACCCCGGATCCGCCTACGGCCTCTACCACGGCGTCATCTCCCCCCTCCTGGCCGGACACGGATCCCTCGCCCTGCGCGCCGGATTCTTCGACCCCGAACTCACCCTCGACGTCCTGGGCATGTACGGCGTCACCAACCTCGCCGCCGACCCCACCACCTACCGCACCCTGCGCGCCGCCACCAAGACCCTGCCGCCCGAGATCATCGTCCAACGCCTCTCCAGCGCCGGCGAGATCCTCGGCCAGGACGTCATCGACTGGGTCACCGACATCTTCGGCGTCCCCGTACGCGACCACTACGGCCAAACCGAACTCGGCTGGTGCGCCGGCATCCCCAACGGCACCACCGACCACACCAACACCACACCCACACCCGGATCCATCGGCCCCGCCCTGCCCGGATGGAACATCACCATCCTCGAAGCCATCTCCGACGACCCCGCCCCCCTGGGCACCTACGGCCGCATCGCGATCGCCCTCGCCCACAGCCCCCTGGCCTGGTTCCAGGGCTACATGGGCAACGAAAGCGCCTCCCACCTGCGTTTCACCCCCGACCACGCCTACTACCTCACCGGCGACACCGGCATCCTCGACCGCAGCGAACAGCTCTTCTTCTCCACCCGCGACGACGGCGCCATCCTCAGCCACGGCTACCGGATCGGCCCCAGCGAAGTCGAAGCCGTCCTCAACACCCACCCAGCGGTCGAGGAATGCGGCGTCTACTCCATCCCCGACGACCTCGCCGGCCAACTCATCGGCGCCCGCGTCGTCCTGGACGCCGACCACACCGAGAGCCCCGCCCTGGCCGAGGAACTCAAGGAATGGGTGCGCACCCGCTTCGCCGAACACGCCGCACCGGAGAAGATCGACTTCGTCCCCGAACTCCCCCGCACGGCCTCCGGCAAGATGCGCCGCTCCCGCCTGCGCTGA
- a CDS encoding DUF742 domain-containing protein — MSGVPPGDPGDSSLIRPYSVTGGRTRPSRSDLTLTSQVVAVPSVDPVELDPEPALLLSLCARPVSVAEVASRSGFALGVVRILLADLLDQGYAVVHSSEWEKRRPDAATLRSVLERIRAL, encoded by the coding sequence GTGAGCGGGGTGCCGCCCGGTGACCCGGGGGATTCGAGTCTGATCCGGCCGTACTCGGTGACGGGCGGGCGTACGCGTCCGTCGCGGTCGGATCTGACCCTGACCTCCCAGGTGGTGGCGGTCCCGTCGGTGGATCCGGTGGAGCTTGACCCCGAGCCCGCGCTGTTGCTGTCGCTGTGTGCGCGGCCGGTGTCGGTGGCGGAGGTGGCGTCGCGTTCGGGATTCGCACTGGGAGTGGTGCGGATCCTGTTGGCCGACCTGTTGGATCAGGGGTACGCGGTGGTGCACAGCTCGGAGTGGGAGAAGCGGCGTCCGGACGCCGCGACGCTGCGGTCGGTCCTGGAGCGTATTCGTGCTTTGTGA
- a CDS encoding SDR family NAD(P)-dependent oxidoreductase, with translation MAPATSNTASAAGLAVFPERSSGYMYHASKFAVIGLTEALYRGLADEGRPIGAGVLIPGMVATAVAANSVRWAPPGSLGARAAGVARIAARGDAALARFGRDVDSVGAMAVEGIRRGRPYVPTDRLAARALAERTRAVIAAMPVEEPAQDDALGRAMRGRSR, from the coding sequence GTGGCTCCGGCCACGTCCAACACCGCCTCCGCGGCGGGTCTGGCGGTCTTTCCCGAGCGCAGTTCCGGCTACATGTACCACGCGTCGAAGTTCGCCGTCATCGGCCTGACGGAGGCACTGTACCGCGGGCTGGCCGACGAGGGCCGGCCCATCGGTGCGGGTGTGCTCATCCCCGGCATGGTCGCCACCGCGGTGGCGGCCAACAGTGTGCGCTGGGCTCCGCCCGGGTCCCTGGGGGCCCGCGCCGCGGGTGTGGCGCGGATCGCCGCGCGCGGTGACGCGGCGCTGGCCCGTTTCGGGCGCGACGTCGACAGTGTGGGCGCGATGGCGGTCGAGGGCATCCGGCGGGGCCGCCCGTACGTTCCCACGGATCGTCTGGCGGCGCGGGCGCTGGCCGAGCGTACCCGGGCCGTCATCGCGGCGATGCCCGTGGAGGAGCCGGCTCAGGACGATGCCCTGGGGCGGGCGATGCGCGGGCGTTCGCGGTGA
- a CDS encoding roadblock/LC7 domain-containing protein yields MSMSAGAAAENRVTDAGEQERSPAQTLDWLLSDLVKRVVGARQALLLSADGLLLSGSRGLDREEGERLAAVASGFASLARGARAQLGAAEVRQTVVEMDSVLFFVLAAGRGASLALVAESSCDMGQAAFEMNRLVRQVGPHLSALPRRRGGGVR; encoded by the coding sequence ATGTCGATGTCGGCGGGTGCTGCGGCGGAGAACCGGGTCACGGACGCCGGTGAGCAGGAGCGTTCTCCGGCTCAGACGCTGGACTGGCTGCTCAGCGACCTGGTGAAGCGGGTGGTGGGCGCGCGTCAGGCGCTGCTGCTGTCGGCGGACGGGTTGCTGTTGTCGGGCTCGCGGGGGCTGGATCGCGAGGAGGGCGAGCGGCTGGCCGCGGTCGCGTCGGGGTTCGCGAGTCTGGCGCGTGGTGCCAGGGCGCAACTCGGGGCGGCCGAGGTGCGTCAGACGGTGGTGGAGATGGACAGCGTGCTCTTCTTCGTCCTGGCGGCCGGGAGGGGGGCGTCGTTGGCGTTGGTCGCGGAGTCCTCCTGTGACATGGGTCAGGCGGCGTTCGAGATGAACCGCCTGGTGCGCCAGGTGGGTCCGCACCTGTCGGCGCTGCCGCGACGGCGGGGTGGTGGCGTGAGGTGA
- the urtD gene encoding urea ABC transporter ATP-binding protein UrtD encodes MSLLTIEGLTVTFGTFTALDNIDLTLDEGQLRFLIGPNGAGKTTLIDTITGRTRPTQGTITFNGHTLNTRSEHQIVRTGIGRTFQTSVVFEELTVADNVDLAASFRQRPWQLLRRRRTLPHTVTDILDRVGLTPHTHRPAATLSHGQRQWLEIAMLLAQRPRLLLLDEPVAGMSAEERTRTGALLTEIATDHTIVVIEHDMDFLRRYATDVTVLHEGRILTHGDVTTVQNDPKVQEVYLGRAPQEATP; translated from the coding sequence ATGAGCCTGCTCACCATCGAAGGCCTCACCGTCACCTTCGGCACCTTCACCGCCCTGGACAACATCGACCTCACCCTCGACGAAGGCCAACTGCGCTTCCTCATCGGCCCCAACGGCGCAGGCAAAACCACCCTCATCGACACCATCACCGGCCGCACCCGCCCCACCCAAGGCACCATCACCTTCAACGGCCACACCCTCAACACACGCAGCGAACACCAGATCGTGCGCACCGGCATCGGCCGCACCTTCCAAACCAGCGTCGTCTTCGAAGAACTCACCGTCGCCGACAACGTCGACCTCGCCGCGTCCTTTCGCCAACGCCCCTGGCAACTCCTACGCCGACGCCGCACCCTGCCCCACACCGTCACCGACATCCTCGACCGCGTCGGCCTGACCCCCCACACCCACCGACCCGCCGCCACCCTCTCCCACGGCCAACGCCAATGGCTCGAAATCGCCATGCTCCTGGCACAACGCCCCAGACTCCTCCTGCTCGACGAACCCGTCGCCGGCATGAGCGCCGAAGAACGCACCCGCACCGGCGCACTCCTCACCGAAATCGCCACCGACCACACCATCGTCGTCATCGAACACGACATGGACTTCCTACGCCGCTACGCCACCGACGTCACCGTCCTGCACGAAGGACGCATCCTCACCCACGGCGACGTCACCACCGTCCAGAACGACCCCAAAGTCCAAGAGGTCTACCTCGGCCGCGCCCCCCAGGAAGCCACCCCATGA
- the urtB gene encoding urea ABC transporter permease subunit UrtB, whose amino-acid sequence MDALLGQLPVGLAIGAVLLLAALGLNFTFGQMGVINMAHGELIMIGAYTAYVLHAWIGLNPAYSLLIALPTAFAVTGTLGWLLELGLIRHFYGRPLDTLLLTFGIGMILQQAARDTFGAPNVDVPAPAWLTGGITLTAGIRLHYSRLFILALAILSVIAIAYYLNRSRAGRQMRAVIHNRDLAAITGINTRKVDATTFFIGSGLAGIAGVALTLIGPTGPTLGTNYIVDAFLVVVIGGLGQLRGTILAAFALGLLNATVEAWADASLAKLIVFAAIVALLQARPQGLFTVKTRALT is encoded by the coding sequence GTGGACGCCCTCCTCGGCCAACTCCCCGTCGGCCTGGCCATCGGCGCCGTCCTACTCCTGGCCGCACTCGGCCTCAACTTCACCTTCGGCCAAATGGGCGTCATCAACATGGCCCACGGCGAACTCATCATGATCGGCGCCTACACCGCCTACGTCCTGCACGCCTGGATCGGCCTCAACCCCGCCTACTCACTCCTGATCGCCCTACCCACCGCCTTCGCCGTCACCGGCACCCTGGGCTGGCTCCTCGAACTCGGCCTCATCCGCCACTTCTACGGACGCCCCCTGGACACCCTGCTGCTCACCTTCGGCATCGGCATGATCCTCCAACAAGCCGCCCGCGACACCTTCGGCGCACCCAACGTCGACGTCCCCGCACCCGCCTGGCTCACCGGCGGCATCACCCTGACCGCCGGCATCCGCCTCCACTACTCCCGGCTGTTCATCCTCGCCCTGGCCATCCTCAGCGTCATCGCCATCGCCTACTACCTCAACCGCTCCCGCGCCGGACGCCAGATGCGCGCCGTCATCCACAACCGCGACCTGGCCGCCATCACCGGCATCAACACCCGCAAAGTCGACGCCACCACCTTCTTCATCGGCTCCGGCCTGGCCGGCATCGCCGGAGTCGCCCTCACCCTCATCGGCCCCACCGGCCCCACCCTGGGCACCAACTACATCGTCGACGCCTTCCTCGTCGTCGTCATCGGCGGCCTGGGCCAACTCCGCGGCACCATCCTGGCCGCCTTCGCCCTGGGCCTGCTCAACGCCACCGTCGAAGCCTGGGCCGACGCCTCCCTGGCCAAACTCATCGTCTTCGCCGCCATCGTCGCCCTCCTCCAAGCCCGCCCCCAAGGACTCTTCACCGTCAAGACAAGGGCCCTCACATGA
- a CDS encoding acyltransferase domain-containing protein — protein MDSAAVVERFGLGAGVRAWLEEAERLPDPERSLEVPADPAGVLDLFALGERDRAEVEGLWPDAGWPPELWHLVGCMYRRLCADVDLPLGGWRDWPTLVGAQDARVRAASLWAFAAMVPALFDQHARLGVDRSVTVATLADVGVQMARSRRMFGRLSVETASWVATQFRGRLFWVGGLQLEPALLVDQGGVEWLSEEEGRSLGAGFAPGEACVRLHIPSGGLDPVSVDAALAGARSFARAHLGMDPVVATCSSWLLDPVWGEVLGEDSNIVRFQRRFSLVGRGVPGESDVFRFVFGMPEVDVAGAPRGTRLERAVVERLESGGGFRVRTGWLRLE, from the coding sequence ATGGACAGTGCAGCGGTGGTGGAGCGGTTCGGTTTGGGTGCGGGTGTGCGGGCGTGGTTGGAGGAGGCCGAGCGGTTGCCGGATCCGGAGCGGTCGTTGGAGGTTCCGGCCGATCCGGCGGGAGTGTTGGATCTGTTCGCGTTGGGGGAGCGGGATCGGGCCGAGGTGGAGGGCCTGTGGCCGGACGCGGGGTGGCCGCCGGAGTTGTGGCACTTGGTGGGGTGCATGTATCGGCGGTTGTGCGCGGACGTGGATCTGCCGCTGGGGGGTTGGCGGGACTGGCCGACGCTGGTGGGGGCGCAGGACGCGCGGGTGCGGGCGGCGTCGTTGTGGGCGTTCGCGGCGATGGTTCCGGCGTTGTTCGATCAGCATGCGCGGTTGGGGGTGGATCGGTCGGTGACGGTGGCGACGTTGGCCGATGTGGGTGTGCAGATGGCGCGGTCGCGTCGGATGTTCGGTCGGTTGAGTGTGGAGACGGCGTCGTGGGTGGCGACCCAGTTCCGGGGGCGGTTGTTCTGGGTGGGCGGGTTGCAGTTGGAGCCGGCGTTGTTGGTGGACCAGGGGGGTGTGGAGTGGTTGTCGGAGGAGGAGGGGCGTTCGTTGGGTGCGGGGTTCGCGCCGGGTGAGGCGTGTGTGCGGCTGCACATTCCTTCGGGTGGGTTGGATCCGGTGTCGGTGGATGCGGCGCTTGCGGGGGCGCGGTCGTTCGCGCGGGCGCATCTGGGGATGGATCCGGTGGTGGCGACGTGTTCGTCGTGGTTGTTGGATCCGGTGTGGGGTGAGGTGTTGGGGGAGGACTCCAATATCGTGCGGTTCCAGCGGCGGTTCTCGTTGGTGGGGCGGGGTGTTCCGGGGGAGTCGGATGTGTTCCGGTTCGTGTTCGGGATGCCGGAGGTGGATGTGGCGGGTGCGCCGCGTGGGACGCGGTTGGAGCGTGCGGTGGTGGAGCGGTTGGAGTCGGGTGGGGGGTTTCGGGTGCGTACGGGGTGGTTGCGGTTGGAGTGA